The nucleotide sequence GATGGAATCGGAACGGAGCTCTAGATTTTTGATTTGACGCGTTTCTTGACGCGAACCGGTCTCCACTTCGCTGGAAAACGCTCTAGATGGTTTGCCGCGTCCGGAAGCCGGTGTCGCAACGCCGGATCTGGCTGGCGCCATAGGCCGTCTGCGCATCTGCCGGCGAACCCCGCCTCAGGCCACGGGTTTGCGGCGCCTGGTCGGCGGTCGCAATCAACTGCGCGACGAAGGTCGGATCGGGCCGCGGCGCCCGTCTCGGCGACCAGCGCACGGACTGGGTCACCGGCACCAGTTCGACGCAGGCCGGCTCGTCGAGGTTGACGAACTCGCCGTCCGAAATTTCGTCTGATCGATCGATATCCAGCATCGCACACCGTAACCCGGCTAAACTGTCACGTTTTGGGACGTTACGCCCCACCTGCGATCTGACCTCGCAAGGCCTATGCCGCTCCCTTTCGATTCGTTCCTGCCGGGCCCGGGAAGTCGGTGAAACGTGGTTTCCGGATTATTTATGAACTTTGCCTAGCCTGCGATTCGAAAGACCCACTATCCTCAGGATGTTGGGAATCACCCGGTGGTGTCCCGAATTGAGGCGACCCGATGCCCCCTGTCCCGCCAGCCGCCAGCATCCTAGCCTCGCTCGGGCAGGCTGCGTTCGTCTGGGACCTGGCGGCCGACACCATCGCCTGGAGCGACAATGCCGGAGCGGTCTTTACCGACATTCCGGCGGCGGCGCTGGCCAGCGGCGCCGGGTTCGCCCGGCTGATCGAGCCCTCCCCTTCGATCCGCAACGAGGCGCTCGCTCAATCGGCGCCGGCGCGGGGCGGCGAAGGCGTCGCCTACCGGATCGAATATGGCGTGCGGGCCTCGACCGCCGCGCCTGTGATCTGGATCGAGGAGACCGGTTGCTGGTTTGCAGGGCCCGACGGCAAGCCGGCGCGCGCGCAAGGCATCGTCCGCGTCAACAATGAGCGCCGCGCCCGCGACGAACAGCTCATGCGGCTGTCGAGGCACGATCCGCTGACCGGTGAACTCAATCGCACGCATCTCATCGCCGCATTGGCCGAGGCGATCGAGGAAGCCATGCGGTTCCGATCGTCCTGCGCCTTCATGCTGATCGGCATTGATCATTTGGCGCGCGTCAACGACGCCTTCGGCTTCGACGTAGCGGACGCCGTGATCGCCGAAGTCGGAAAACGCATTCGCGCCAAGCTGCGCGGCGGCGACGTGCTCGGCCGGTTCTCCGGCAACAAGTTCGGGTTGGTCTTGAGGAACTGCTCGGTCGACGACACCAACACCGCGGCCGAGCGCTTCCTGGCAGGTATCCGCGACGAGGTGATCCCGACCAAGTCCGGCCCCGTCTCGGTGACGGCCTCGATCGGCGCCGTCACGATACCGCGCCACGCCCGCAGCGCGGATGAGGCCGTCAACCGCGCCCATGAAACACTTGACGACGCGAAGCGCCGCCGCGCGGGGTCGTTTGCGCTGTGGCGTCCGAATGTCGAACGCGATGCCCAGCGCCGCGTCAACATCCGCGTCACCGACGAAATCGTCACCGCGCTGAACGAGCGCCGCATCGTCACGGCGTTCGAGCCGGTGGTCGAAGCGCGCTCGCGGCAGCCGGCATTCTACGAATGCCTGGTGCGGATGGAGCAGGCGGACGGGCAGGCGCTGCTGGCGCCCGATATCGTTCCGGTCGCCGAGCGATTGGGCCTGATCCGGTTGGTCGATCACCGCGTGCTCGAACTCGCGGTCGCCGAACTTGCGGCGTCGCCGAACGTCCGGCTCAGCCTCAACATCTCGCCCGACACCACGATGGATCCGGATTGGTGGGCCGGAATCGAATCGCTGATGCTTGCCCATCCCGGCGCTGGCGAACGGCTGATTGTCGAAATCACCGAGACGGTTGCGATCCAGGATATCGACGATGTCCGCGGCTTCGTGGCCCGGTTGAAGAATTTCGGCAGTCAGATCGCGATCGACGATTTCGGCGCCGGCTACACTTCATTCCGGAACTTGCGCAAGCTCGGCGTCGATATCGTGAAGATCGACGGCGCCTTCGTGCAGAACATCGCGCGCTCCGCGGATGATCGCGCCTTCGTGCACACGCTGATCGATCTGGCCAACCGCCTGCAGATCAAGACGGTGGCGGAATGGGTGCAGGACGAAGAAGCCGCCGTGATGCTGCGCGAATGGGGCTGCGATTACATCCAGGGCCGCCTGATCGGGCTGGCCTCGCCGGAGCGGCCGTGGAGCACAGGGGGTGATGCGGCGCTGCCGGCGGCTGGCTAGACTAGGCTATCTCCTCGTACTGAAAAATCTCTCCGTCGTCCCCGCGAACGCGGGGACCCATACGCCGCGGCCTATCGGTGAGGCGATGGACGTAGAGATCGTCAGCTACAACAAATGTCGGTGGTTATGGGTCCCGCGTTCGCGGGGACGACGAGGGAGTGAACCCTCTCACTCTTCCTTCTTCGGCTCTTTCGACATGCGCTCGAGGCGTTCCTGCATGTCTTTCATCTGGCGGCGAAGGTCGTCGATATTGTCTTCGTCAGCCGCCGGCTCCGGCACCTTGTCCGGCTCGGTCGTGCTCGCGCCGGGGCGCGGCGGCACGAACGGCTTGAACATCGAGAACGTCTGCTGAAACAATTCCATGTTGCGGCGGACATGTTCTTCCAGTGGTGCGAACGGCGTTCCGCTGAACGTGTTGGTGAGCTGCTTGCGGAATTTTTCCTGCTCGCGCGTCAGCGTGTCGATCGACTGCTCCAGATATTTCGGCACCACCATCTGCATGCTGTCGCCGTAGAAGCGGATCAACTGCCGCAGGAATGTTGTCGGCAACAGATTCTGTCCGGCCTTGTTTTCCTGCTCGAAGATGATCTGCGCCAGCACCTGGCGGGTGATGTCGTCACCGGTCTTGGCGTCATAGACGAGAAAATCCTCGCCTTCCTTCACCATTGCCGCGAGATCCTCGAGCGTCACATAGGTGCTGGTGCCGGTATTATAGAGCCGCCGGTTGGCGTATTTCTTGATGGTCGTAGGTTGGTCTGACTTTGCCATAAGCTCACACATCGACACCGAGAGCGGGAACCCGACGGCATCGCCGACGGGCAGACGAGCAACGCAACGCAGCAAAGTAAGCATTTTCAATGCGGTTCGGCTACCGTTTTGTGCGGCACGGTTAATTCCAAGGCATGGACGCTGCTATGGAAACCCTCACGGGGATCAATTTGAATGCGCCGCGGCAGGAATTTGGGCCTTGGCCGATTGACATGGCTCAATGGGGTTAACAGGATAAGGTGAGAGACAGGCACGCCATCCGGCCCGCCCGCCGTCAAAGAAACCCAAGCCCAAGAAACCCCATAAGGAGATGTCCATGTCAGACGATGTCGTCATCGTCAGCGCCGCCCGCACCCCGGTCGGCAGCTTCAACGGCGCGTTCGCCACGACCCCGGCCCATGACCTCGGCGCCATCGCCATCAAGGCCGCGCTGGAGCGGGCGGGTGTCGAGCCGGGCCAGGTCTCCGAGGTCATCATGGGCCAGATCCTGACCGCGGCGCAGGGCCAGAACCCGGCCCGCCAGGCCTCGATCAATGCCGGTATTCCGGTGGAGAGCCCGGCCTGGGGCGTCAACCAGCTCTGCGGCTCGGGCCTGCGCTCGGTCGCGCTCGGCTATCAGGCGCTGCTCAACGGCGATTCGTCTGTCGTCGTCGCCGGCGGCCAGGAATCGATGAGCATGGCTCCGCATGCGCAATACCTGCGCGGCGGCGTCAAGATGGGTGGCCTCGAGCTGGTCGACACCATGATCAAGGACGGACTGTGGGATGCCTTCAACGGCTATCACATGGGCAACACCGCCGAGAACGTCGCCAAGCAGTGGCAGATCACCCGCTCCCAGCAGGACGAGTTCGCCGTCAATTCGCAGCAGAAGGCCGAGGCGGCGCAGAAGGCCGGCAAGTTCAAGGACGAGATCGTCGCCGTCACCATCAAGACCCGCAAGGGCGACGTGGTGGTCGACACCGACGAATATCCCCGCCACGGCGCGACGCTGGAGTCGATGGCCAAGCTGAAGCCGGCCTTCGAGAAGGACGGCACCGTGACCGCCGGCAGCGCGTCAGGCATCAATGACGGCGCTGCCGCCGTCGTGCTGATGACCGCCAAGGAAGCGGCCAAGCAGGGCAAGAAGCCGCTCGCCCGCATCGTGTCGTGGGGCCAGGCCGGCGTCGATCCCAAGATCATGGGCTCCGGTCCGATCCCTGCCTCGCGCGCCGCCCTGAAGCGGGCCGGCTGGAGCGTCGGCGACCTCGACCTGATCGAGGCCAACGAGGCGTTCGCGGCGCAGGCCTGCGCGGTCAACAAGGACCTCGGCTGGGATACCGGCAAAGTCAACGTCAACGGCGGTGCGATCGCGATCGGTCACCCGATCGGTGCGTCGGGCGCGCGCGTGCTGGTGACGCTGTTGCACGAGATGCAGAAGCGCGACGCCAAGAAGGGCCTCGCCACGCTATGCATCGGCGGCGGCATGGGCATCGCGATGTGCCTCGCACGCGACTGAACTAAAGGCAGAGTGACGGGTTGAATGATGAAAAGATCATCTCGTAACCGCCACTCGAATTGGTAAAAGATGAAATGCCCGGTCTCGCGCCGGGCATTTTCATCTTACGCAAGCGTTTTCGAGGGCGCTTGAAAACGAGAACGCTTCAAAGCCTGAAGATTGAGTTTCGTCAAAAGACCGGGACAATTCCGGCGTACCAGGAAGATTACCAAGGAGGACTACGACATGGCACGTGTTGCATTGGTTACGGGGGGTACGCGAGGCATCGGCGCTGCGATCAGCAAGGCGCTGAAGGCCGCCGGTTACAAGGTGGCGGCAAGCTACGCCGGTAATGACGCCGCCGCCGAGAAGTTCAAATCCGAGACCGGCATCCCCGTCTACAAATGGGACGTCAGCTCGTTCGACGCGTGCGCCGAAGGCATCAAGAAGGTCGAGGGCGACCTCGGTCCGGTTGACGTGCTCGTCAACAATGCCGGCATTACCAAGGACGGCGCCTTCCACAAGATGACGCTCGACCAGTGGAACGCGGTCATCAACACCAATCTCGGCTCGCTGTTCAACATGACGCGCCCGGTGATCGAGGGCATGCGCGCCCGCAAGTTCGGCCGCATCATCAACATCTCCTCGATCAACGGCCAGAAGGGGCAGTTCGGCCAGGTCAACTATTCCGCGGCCAAGGCCGGCGACATCGGCTTTACCAAGGCCTTGGCGCTGGAGAACGCCAAGGGCGGCGTCACCGTGAACGCGATCTGCCCCGGCTACATCAATACCGAGATGGTGCAGGCGGTGCCGAAGGAGGTGCTCGAGAAGAGCATTCTGCCGCTGATCCCGGTCAACCGGCTCGGCGAGCCCGAGGAAATCGCCCGCGCCGTGGTGTTCCTCGCCGCCGATGAGGCCGGCGGCATCACCGGCTCGACCATGACGATCAACGGCGGCCAGTACATGGTGTGATGGCGTCTCGTCCTTGCGAGGAGCGATAGCGACGAAGCAATCCATCTTAGCTATACAGGCAAGAAAGGTGGATTGCTTCGCTTCGCTCGCAATGACGGACTATATGACTCCCCGCACCGCCACACTGATCGGACTGACCGCGATCCTGATGTGGTCGCTATTGTCAGTGTTGACAGTTGCTACCGGGAAAATTCCCGCGTTCCAGCTCGCCGCGATGACGTTTGCGATCGGCGCGCTGGTCGCCTTTGCGAGCTTTTTGTTCCGGCCCTCCGCCTTCGGCGCATTGAGACAGCCGCCGGTCGCCTGGGTGGTCGGCGTTGGCGGATTGTTTGGTTATCACGCGCTGTATTTCCTCGCGCTGCGCTTTGCGCCGCCGGCCGAAGCCGGCCTGTTGAACTATCTCTGGCCGCTCCTGATCGTGCTGTTCTCCTCGCTTTTGCCGGGCGAGCGGCTGGCGCCGCATCACATCGTCGGTGCGTTGCTCGGGCTCGTTGGAACGGTGCTGCTGTTCGTCGGCAACACCGGCGCCTTCGCACCGGGCCAGATCCCAGGGCTGGCCGCAGCCTTCGTCGCCGCCTTCGTGTGGGCCGCCTATTCGGTGATGTCGCGCAAGCTCAAGGCGGTGCCGACCGACGCGGTGGCCGGCTTTTGTCTTGCGACCGCGCTGCTGGCCGCGCTCGTCCACGGCATGGTCGAGACCACAGTGTGGCCGGAGACGGCCGGGCAGTGGCTGGCGATCGTTGCGCTCGGCGTTGGCCCCGTGGGGGCCGCGTTCTTCGTATGGGACATCGGCATGAAGCGCGGCGATATCCGTGTGGTCGGCGCCGCGTCCTACGCGACGCCATTGCTGTCGACATTGTTTCTGATACTGGCCGGCTTTGCGCAGCCGACCGCCACGATCGCCATCGCCGCAATCCTGATCGCCGGCGGCGGCCTGATCGCGGCAAAGGATATGGTGTGGAAAAAGTAGGGTGGGCAAAGGCGCTCTTGCGCCGTGCCCACCATCTGCACTCCGGAGGTAATGGTGGGCACGCGGAGCCTGTCATCGGGCGCGCCATCGCGCGACCCGGTGGCTGTGTGCCGAGTATGAACGACAGCTTGGAGGTGGAAGTCCTCTGTCTAGCCTGATGACGGCGAAGGACTAGCGAAGCGCAAGGGCGTCACCGCGAGGTGGGGTCTGAAGAAAGCGTGGAGCAAAGCCGCGGCCCGATGGACAAACACCGGATAACGAGGCCTGCCCGGCCGGACGAGCGAGCAGCCAATCGCGAAGTCCATGGTCATCAAAGGTCGGGGTGGTAGATCCGGCGGGCGTGCGGTGAAGGCGGTCGGTCTTACCTCGGGAGGTCTGCGCTGCGTCCCAGCTTTGGGACTGAGGCCGCCGCAAGGCGGCCTGACCGCAGCGCAGAAGTCAGCAGAGGGCGTAGTAGGCGGCAGCGCGCCGCCGAAGGCCTGAACGGTGGAAGCGGTTAGTAGAGCGGCGATCTCGTGCGAGCCATGCGGCAGAAGAACCAGGTCGAGCTGAACTTGGGCACCGGAGCGGAGGGTGAAGCCCGAAGCGCCGCCGCCCGAGAGCCCGAAGCGCGCCCGGCGAGAGCCTGTCCCGAACGCCCGGCGGTTGCGGGACCGTCGATGGAAGACGTGGTTGAGCGTGAGAACCTGAAGAAAGCGTTGGCGCGAGTGAAGCGCAACAAAGGTACGGCAGGCATTGACGGTATGAATGTCGATGACTTGTCGGCCTACCTGAAGGAGCACTGGCCTACGGTTCGGGTCCAGTTGCTTGAAGGCATCTACAAGCCGCAGCCGGTGTGGCGCGTCGAGATACCGAAGCCGTCGGGTGGCATGCGGCTGCTCGGCATTCCGACGGTGCTCGACCGCTTTATCCAGCAGGCGGTGATGCAGGTGCTGCAAGCCGACTGGGACGGAACGTTCTCCGAGACGAGCTTCGGCTTCCGGCCGAAGCGCTCGGCGCATCAGGCGGTAGAGCGGGCGCAGACGTATATTGCGTCCGGACACGCCATCGTCGTGGACATCGACCTGGAGAAGTTCTTCGACCGGGTCAACCACGATATCCTGATGGGGCTTGTTGCCAAGCGGGTTGCCGACAAACGCATCCTGAAGCTGATCCGCGGCTTTCTGACCGCGGGTGCGATGGAAGGAGGCCTTGTCAGCCCGACGGAGGAAGGCACGCCGCAGGGTGGGCCGCTCTCGCCGCTGTTGTCGAACCTGATGCTGGATGTGCTGGACAAGGAACTGGAGAAACGCGGCCATCGCTTCGTGCGCTACGCCGACGATTGCAACATCTATGTGCGCAGTCAGAAGGCGGGCGAGCGGGTGCTGGCCGGGATCGAGCGGTTCATCGAGAAGCGCCTCAAGCTCAAGGTCAACAAAGCCAAGAGTGCGGTTGCCAAACCGAGCGTTCGCAAGTTCCTGGGCTTCAGCTACACGAGTGGACGAAAGCCGCGACGGCGCGTTGCGCCGCAGGCCATCGCCCGCTTCAAGGCGAGAATTCGGGAGCTGACGCGGCGCACGCGTGGACGAAGCCTTGCGCAGATCGTCAAGGAGCTGTCGGTCTACCTCATCGGGTGGCGGGGTTACTTCGGCTTCTGCCAAACCCCGTCGGTGTTGCGCGCGCTTGAGGAATGGATCAGGCGGCGGTTGCGCGCCATCGCCTGGAAGCAATGGAAGTGTGGACCTGCTCGCTTTGCCGAGCTGCGACGCTGCGGCGTCGGCCGGGACCTGGCGGCGCGAACCGCCGGAAGCCCGCGTGGCCCTTGGCGGCTCGCAAGCAGCCCCGCGCTCACCACTGCAATGCCAATTGCTTTCTTCGGTTCACTCGGCCTGACTTCCATCACAGAACTACGACATGCATAATCCACCGAACCGCCGTATACGGACCCGTACGTACGGTGGTGTGGGAGGGGAGGAGCCGAGAGGCTCCCCCCTATCCCGATTTGCCCACCTTACGAAATCACTTCGGCACCCAATCTTTCGGCGCCATCTCGAAATTTGCGAACTCAAACCCGGGCGCCACCGTGCAGCCGACGAGCGTCCAGTCGCCCGTGCTCTCGGCGGCCTGCCACGCATGAGCGGGCACGACCGCTTGCGGGACTTCACCGGCGGCGAGGTCGGCGCCGAGCGCGACGCTGCGCCCGCCGCTCTCATCAGCGATTCGCAACGTCAGTGCAGCGCCTGCGTAATAGTGCCAGGTCTCGACGGCATCGATGCGATGCCAGTGCGAGCGCTCGCCACGCGCCAGCAGGAAATAGATCGCAGTCGATCGTGAACGTCCATCGGCGTCCACGCGTTCATCGCGAAAGGTCTCGCGATAGTAGCCGCCTTCCGGATGCGGTTTGAGATCGAGCCGTGCGATGATGGCGGCGGCTTCCTCCGGCAGCGCCATCAGGACTTGTTCTTGCGTTCGCGCAGCTCGCCGAACACTTTGTCGGCGCTCGCGCCCTTCATGTGCAGCTTCGCTGCCACCGAGGGCTCGTCGGCACGCAGGAAGACGTTGGCTTTCTTCTCCTCGCCGAGCAGGACAGGGATCGTCGGCTTGTTCTCCGCACGCAACCGCGTCACTTCCTCCGCGCGCGCCTGCAGCGCGGGATTGTCGCCATCGACGGTCAGCGCAAACTTGACGTTGGAAGCGGTATATTCATGGCCGCAATAGAGTTTGAAATCGTCCGGCAGCGCGCGCAGCTTCAACAGCGAGTCCCACATCATCGGGTAGGTGCCCTCGAACACCCGGCCGCAGCCGATCGAGAACAGCGTGTCGGCGGCAAACACCGCCTTATCGGTATCGAACACGTAGGAGATATGATCGAGCGTATGGCCGGGCGTTTCCAGCACCCGCGCCAGCAGGCTGCCGACCTTGATCACGTCGCCATGGGCCGCGCGCAGGTCGACATTGGCGATCCTGGTGGACTTGTCATTGGGGGCAACGACCCGGCAATTATATTTCTGCTTTAGTTCAGCGACGCCGCCGACATGGTCGTGATGGTGATGGGTGATGAGAATGTCCGTCAGCGTCCAGCCCTCGCGCTCCAGCGCCTTGATGATCGGGCCGGCTTCCGGCGCGTCGATCGATGCGGTGGCTTTGGTCGCGGGATCGTGGATCAGATAGCCGAAATTGTCGTTGAGGCAGGTGAAAGTGCGAATGTCCGCGGCCATGACAGCTCCGTGAGTAAGGCTTTCAGCCCCATTACTTCTCCAGAAATATGGCGTTAACGCTGGCGCGGCAATGCCATTTTCGGCGCGCCGCAAGGAAACACGGTGTGGTAGATTGCGCTCATGACCATCGACGTCATCGATCTTCGCGATTTCTATTCGCAGCGGCTCGGCATCGTGGCGCGGCTGTTGATCAACCGCGGCATCCGGGCGCGCTGGCCCGATGCGGTAGGGCAACGCGTGCTCGGGCTCGGCTATCCGACGCCCTATCTCGGGCTGTTTCGCGAGGATTCGGAGCGCTGCATCGCCTTCATGCCGGCAGCGCAGGGCGTCTTGAAGTGGCCGACGGGGCGGCCTGCGCTGGCTTCCCTGATCGATGAATTCTCGATGCCATTGCCGGACGCTGCAGTCGACCGCATTCTGCTGGTTCATGCGCTGGAGATGTCCGACGATCCGGAGCGCTTGCTGCGCGAAGTATGGCGGGTACTGGCGCCATCCGGCCGCTTGATCGCGGTGATTCCGAACCGGCGCGGCGTGTGGACGCGCACCGACAATACGCCGTTCGGTCACGGCCGGCCCTATTCGCGGGCGCAGATCACGCAATTGCTGCGGCAGACCTGGTTCACGCCGGCGGCGTGGGGCGAAGCGCTGTTCCTGCCGCCGGTCGGCAACAGCTGGTTCCTGCGCTCGGCCATGGTCTGGGAGCGCGTCGGTGCTGCGTTGTCGCTGCCGTTCGCGGGCGTCCATATCGTGGAAGCGACCAAGCAGGTCTATCGTGCGATCCCCGCGGGCCGCGAACGCACGCGGCTGATTCCGTCACTTGAGCCGGTGCTGGTGCCGTCGTCGACGGCGACAAGGGATAAGGCGTAGACTCTCGGCTCGTCGTCCCTGCGAACGCATGCGAACGCAGGGACCCATAATCACCGTCGGTACTTGTTTTAAAACGTCGTCCACCCGCGTGCCTCAAATGAAGGCCGCGGCGTATGGGTCCCTGCGCCCCGTGCGCAATTGCGCACTAGGCAGGGACGACTACTGTCGGTGAACTACCTACTCGTTCCCCGGGTTGAAATCTTCGCTGGGGGCGGCCGGCGCGGCCATGCTGTCGGGACGCGGGCCATGCGGCCGGCGGCGACGGCGCGGGAAACGCTCGCCGCCACGGCCTTCTTCGTACCCGCCGGGCGCGCCATTCACCTGCGGCTGGGGGCCGGTGATGAAGGAGGGCAGGCGGTCGACGCCGCCGGTATCGGCTACCACCGGCTGCGGTTGGGGCTGCGGCTGATATTGCGGCTGCGGGCGGTGCTCGCGTTCGCGATGATGTTCGCGCGGCTGCTGGTCGCGCTGGTAGGGCTGGCCGTCGCCGCGCTGCTCGCGCGGGTTGTTGTCGCGGATATAGGGCTGCGGCTGCTGCGGGACGAAGCCCGGCTCCTGGCCGAAATGCGAGAAGCTCTCGCCCTCGTCGTCGCCATCTTCCGTCGGCGGCGCTTCGCTGTCGATGCGCGGCTGCGGCTGGTTCTGCCGGAACTGCTCCTGGGCGGCGGCGATCAGGCGGAAGTAATGTTCGGCGTGCTGGTAATAGTTTTCGGCCGCGACCGGGTCGCCGGAAGAGCGCGCGTCACGCGCCAATTGGACGTATTTTTCGGCGACGTGCGAGGCGGTGCCGCGGATCTTGATATCGGGGCCGTTCGATTCGAACACCCGGGTCATCGGGTTTTGACCGCGCCGGTTATTGTTGTTGTTATTGTTGTTGTTGTTCCGGTTACGCATCCGCTTGTTGTTCTGACCGTTTCTCATGTCTCGCCTTTATTCCAGCCCTGAAGTTATGCAGTTGCCGTTGTCGCCTGATCCGACCCGGCGCGCGCTTATGCGCACCGAATCACGATGCCATTCAGTTTCATGTCGTCGATTTCGCCAATCATCGCGTTCAGCAAAGACGCGTTCCCCACCCAGCGGCGTACATTCGCCTACCGGACCAAATCATTCAGCCTGCCAAAACCAACCTAATCGTCTTGCGTGACGGCTTCGCGTGACCAGTCTGTTGCGTAAGTCTTCAAGCGCAATATCAGGCTTTCGTTCGCTTTGCGGTCGAGAGCAGCACAGCTCCAGCTATTGCGCTCGATTCGACCTGCGTTTTGGAACCTTTCACCCGGCGGGCTCTCATTTCGAGAACTCTGGCCTCACCCGTACGATCTTACGGGGCCAGCGACCCTGGACCGATGTTGTGGCCGGAACGTAGTCGCTCCGGAGGAATATTCCCAAGGGGTTTTTTTGCGTTCCAAATGGACTTTATCGGGCCGTTTTGTGGCCTGCGACGGCCCTCGGAATACCCGCCAGATCGGCTTTCGGGGCAACCACAGGCATTAACCCTGCGGCCGCCATCAAAGCCTGGATCTGGGCGCTTTGACCCTCGCCGGCCTCCACAACAAGGGCCGCACCCGGGGCGAGGAGGCCGGCCGCCTGGGGAACCAGCGCGCGGTAGGCGTCCAGCCCGTCGGCGCCGCCATCGAGCGCGGCCGGCGGATCGTATTTCCTGACGTCAACGGCCAAGCCGCCGATGTCAGCCGTACGGACATAGGGCGGGTTCGAGACGATCAGGTCGAACGGGCCGGATAGTCCGCTGGCATAATCGCAGGCCACGAACGTCGCGCGCTCCGAGAGGCCAGCGCGTGCCGCGTTGGCCGAGGCCGTCTGCAGCGCGGCTTCGGCGGTGTCGGTCCCGAATCCTTGCGCCGCCGGCAACTCGGACAACAGCGCGAGCAGAATTGCGCCGGAGCCGGTGCCGAGATCGGCGATGCGCAACGCGCGATCGAGGCTCCCGCCGGCGCGCAGCAGTTCCAGCGCCAGCTCGACCACCGTCTCGGTATCGGGCCGTGGCACCAGCGTCGCGGACGAGAGCTGCAGCGGCAGACCCCAGAACTCCTTCTCGCCGAGAATGCGGGCGACCGGTTCTCCCGCCAGGCGGCGGCGGGCGAAGGCCTCGAGGCGTGCCGATTCGTTCCGTCTGAGTTGGCGCTGTGCGGCCGATATCAAGCCGGTCAGGTCGAGGCCGAGCGCATGGCCCGTCAGAATCCGCGCGTCGAGTTCGGCGGAATCGATGGCGGCGGATTTGAACTGCGCGGCAAGTACGCGCCGCGCAGCCTCGACGGTCTGGTTGACGAAGGAGCTCATGCGGCGTCCTCGCGCCCAACCATCCACGCGTCGTCCCTGCGAACGCAGGGACCCATACGCCGCGGCCCGTCAACTGAGGCGATGTGGGTTGATATCCTTGGTAGTAACGAACGCCCGGGGTTATGGGTCCCTGCGTTCGCAGGGACGACATCGAAACTGTTGATGGGTCCCCGCGTTCGCGGGGACGACAGCCGGTTGTTGCTCACGCCGCCGCGCCTTGGGCTGCAAGCTGGGCGGCCTGGTGCTCGGTCGTCAGCGCGTCGATCAATTCGCCCAATGCCTCGCCTGATATCACCAGCGGCAATTTGTAGAGCGTCAGGTTGATGCGGTGGTCGGTGACGCGGCCTTGCGGGAAATTATAGGTGCGGATGCGCTCGCTTCGGTCGCCGGAGCCGACCTTCTCCTTGCGGTCGGCGGAACGCGCCGCATCGACGCGCTGGCGCTCGGCGTCATAGATGCGCGAGCGCAGGATGTTCATCGCGGAGGCGCGGTTCTTATGCTGCGAGCGGCTGTCCTGCATCATGACGACGATGCCGGTCGGGATGTGGGTGATGCGGATCGCCGATTCGGTCTTGTTGACGTGCTGACCGCCGGCGCCCTGCGCGCGCATGGTCTCGATCCGCAAATCCTCGTTCTTGATGTCGACGTCGACATCCTCGACTTCGGGCAGCACCGCCACGGTGGCGGCGGAGGTGTGAATACGCCCCTGCGTTTCAGTATCAGGCACGCGCTGCACGCGGTGCACGCCGGATTCGAATTTCAGCTTGGCGAACGCGCCGCGGCCCTGCACTTCGGCGATGACTTCCTTGAAGCCGCCCATGGTGCCCTCGGAGGCCGAGATCACCTCGACCTTCCAGCCCTGCAGGGAGGCAAACCGCTCATACATCCGGAACAGATCGCCGGCGAACAATGAGGCCTCGTCGCCGCCGGTGCCGGCGCGGATTTCCAGCATCACGTTGCGGTCGTCCATGGCGTC is from Bradyrhizobium sp. AZCC 2176 and encodes:
- the prfA gene encoding peptide chain release factor 1 — its product is MLPEAKLDVLLAHHASLEAELLGQVNSEKYVQITRELAELNPLIDAVKAYRTARAEIAGAESLLADSASDPEIRSMAEAELETLQARVAELEQKIRVALLPKDAMDDRNVMLEIRAGTGGDEASLFAGDLFRMYERFASLQGWKVEVISASEGTMGGFKEVIAEVQGRGAFAKLKFESGVHRVQRVPDTETQGRIHTSAATVAVLPEVEDVDVDIKNEDLRIETMRAQGAGGQHVNKTESAIRITHIPTGIVVMMQDSRSQHKNRASAMNILRSRIYDAERQRVDAARSADRKEKVGSGDRSERIRTYNFPQGRVTDHRINLTLYKLPLVISGEALGELIDALTTEHQAAQLAAQGAAA